A window of the Gasterosteus aculeatus chromosome 21, fGasAcu3.hap1.1, whole genome shotgun sequence genome harbors these coding sequences:
- the kbtbd2 gene encoding kelch repeat and BTB domain-containing protein 2: MSDLSERRPVNADYAVSLLEQLKFFYEQKLLTDVVLLVEDSEFPCHKMVLATCSSYFRAMFMSGLSESKQTHVHLRNVDPATLQIIITYAYTGHLAINDSTVEPLYETACFLQVEDVLLQCRDYLVKKINAENCVRMLSIGDLFSCSELKQSAKRMVEHKFPMVYRQEAFLQLSHELLVDVLSSDNLNVEKEETVREAAMLWLEYNMEARSQHLSSVLSQIRIDALSEVTQRAWFQGLPPNDKSVVVQGLYKSMPKFFKPRLGMTKEEMLIFMEAMSETQGDGYVMSGSLPTTVVCYSPQAEKVYKLNNPPGDLQKVGTLVTPDNDVFIAGGQIPLKNSITNHGKSGKLQAVFRSVDSFFWFDAQQNAWVPKTPMLCARIKPSLVHCEGYIYAIGGDNVGGELNKRTVERYDCEKDEWSMMSPLPFAWNWSTSVVAHDCIYVMTHDLMYCYFPRADTWVEMAMRKTSRCFASAAAFGDLVFYIGGLHVVSNSGVRLPTSTIDGSSVTVEIYDVGKNEWRQAANIPAKRYSDPCVRAVVLLNSLCIFMRETHMNERAKYAIYQYDMELDRWYLRQPVSERVLWDLGKDFRCAVGKLYPSCLEESPWKPPTYLFSPDVAEEFEVDGELVTLPHV, translated from the exons ATGTCGGATCTCAGCGAGCGCAGGCCGGTCAACGCGGACTACGCCGTCTCCCTGCTGGAGCAGCTCAAGTTCTTCTACGAGCAGAAGCTACTGACTGacgtggtgctgctggtggaggacagCGAGTTCCCGTGTCACAAGATGGTCCTCGCCACGTGCAGCTCCTATTTCAG GGCGATGTTCATGAGCGGCCTCAGCGAGAGCAAGCAGACCCACGTCCACCTGAGGAACGTGGACCCGGCCACCCTGCAGATCATCATCACCTACGCCTACACGGGCCACCTGGCCATCAATGACAGCACCGTGGAGCCGCTCTACGAGACCGCCTGCTTCCTGCAG GTGGAGGACGTCCTGCTGCAGTGCAGAGACTACCTGGTGAAGAAGATCAACGCCGAGAACTGCGTGCGCATGCTGAGCATCGGCGACCTGTTCAGCTGCAGCGAGCTGAAGCAGAGCGCCAAGCGCATGGTGGAGCACAAGTTCCCCATGGTGTACCGGCAGGAGGCCTTCCTCCAGCTGTCCCACGAGCTGCTGGTCGACGTGCTGAGCAGCGACAACCTCAacgtggagaaggaggagacggTGCGCGAGGCGGCCATGCTGTGGCTGGAGTACAACATGGAGGCGCGCTCGCAGCACCTGTCCTCCGTGCTCAGCCAGATCCGCATCGACGCGCTGTCCGAGGTGACGCAGCGCGCCTGGTTCCAGGGCCTGCCGCCCAACGACAAGTCGGTGGTGGTGCAGGGCCTCTACAAGTCCATGCCCAAGTTCTTCAAGCCCCGGCTGGGCATGACCAAGGAGGAGATGCTCATCTTCATGGAGGCCATGTCGGAGACGCAGGGCGACGGCTACGTGATGTCCGGCTCCCTGCCCACCACCGTGGTGTGCTACAGCCCGCAGGCGGAGAAGGTGTACAAGCTCAACAACCCCCCCGGCGACCTGCAGAAGGTGGGGACCCTGGTGACGCCGGACAACGACGTGTTCATCGCCGGCGGGCAGATCCCCCTCAAGAACTCCATCACCAACCACGGCAAGAGCGGGAAGCTGCAGGCGGTGTTCCGCTCGGTGGACAGCTTCTTCTGGTTCGACGCCCAGCAGAACGCCTGGGTGCCCAAGACCCCCATGCTGTGCGCCCGGATCAAGCCCTCGCTGGTCCACTGCGAGGGCTACATCTACGCCATCGGCGGGGACAACGTGGGCGGCGAGCTCAACAAGCGCACGGTGGAGCGCTACGACTGCGAGAAGGACGAGTGGAGCATGATGAGCCCGCTGCCCTTCGCCTGGAACTGGAGCACGTCGGTGGTGGCGCACGACTGCATCTACGTGATGACGCACGACCTCATGTACTGCTACTTCCCCCGCGCCGACACCTGGGTGGAGATGGCCATGCGCAAGACCAGCCGCTGCTtcgcctccgccgccgccttcGGCGACCTCGTCTTCTACATCGGCGGCCTGCACGTGGTCAGCAACTCCGGCGTCCGCCTGCCCACCAGCACCATCGacggctcctccgtcaccgtGGAGATCTACGACGTCGGCAAGAACGAGTGGCGCCAGGCCGCCAACATCCCCGCCAAGCGCTACTCGGACCCGTGCGTGCGCGCCGTGGTGCTGCTCAACTCGCTGTGCATCTTCATGCGCGAGACCCACATGAACGAGCGCGCCAAGTACGCCATCTACCAGTACGACATGGAGCTGGACCGCTGGTACCTGCGGCAGCCCGTGTCGGAGCGCGTGCTCTGGGACCTGGGGAAGGACTTCCGCTGCGCGGTGGGGAAGCTGTACCCCTCCTGCCTGGAGGAGTCCCCCTGGAAGCCCCCCACCTACCTCTTCTCCCCCGACGTAGCCGAGGAGTTCGAGGTGGACGGGGAGCTGGTGACCCTCCCCCATGTATAG
- the avl9 gene encoding late secretory pathway protein AVL9 homolog: MESHCRDEPKGPVLHIVVVGFHHKKGCQVEFSYPPLMPAEGHDSPLLPEEWRYLPFLALPDGAHNFQEDTVFFHLPPLSEDRKCVYGVSCYRQIEAKALKVRQADVTRETVQKSVCVLSRVPLYGLLQAKLQLITHAYFEEKDFSQISILKELYDHMNGSLRGSALEGSQVYLGLSPRDLILHFGHKILILFKLILLEKKVLFYVSPVNRLVGALMTVLSLFPGMVEHGLVDSSHYRPKSSASEDPTLVESVSGAEAFVSVSATDIPAAAGAAEGSDRLLKPPSRGSPESSESDWETLDPGVLEEGPKEAGEGKEAEPADAFDPEPGTPITVQPQPAGGQGGVVQGLVSGLEEDQYGLPLPIFTKGYLCLPYMALQQHHLLSDVAVRGFVAGATNILFRQQRHLSDAVVEVEEAGVHIQDPELRKAVSLTTADLRFADYLVKHVTENRDDVFLDGTGWEGGDEWIRAQFTLYLHSLLSSALQQDNERLLADYGVPFVTAWKITHNYRVWFGNKHPAMAAITPGHPFQGQYSVADVKLRLSHSVQNSERGKKFGNAMMTTSRSMVQTGKAVGQSVGGALTSAKSAMSSWFSTLAPPVAVTAAERPVAVTAAEPPEPAAEVQPMN, encoded by the exons ATGGAGTCTCACTGCAGGGACGAGCCGAAGGGACCCGTGCTGCACATCGTGGTGGTCGGATTTCACCACAAAAAGGGCTGTCAG GTGGAATTCTCGTACCCGCCGCTGATGCCCGCCGAGGGTCACGACAGCCCCCTGCTGCCGGAGGAGTGGAGGTACCTCCCCTTCCTGGCGCTGCCCGACGGAGCGCACAACTTCCAGGAAG ACACGGTGTTTTTTCATCTGCCGCCGCTGAGTGAAGACAGGAAGTGCGTCTACGGGGTTTCCTGTTATCGCCAAATCGAAGCAAAG GCCCTGAAGGTGCGACAGGCCGACGTCACCAGGGAGACGGTGCAGAAGAGCGTCTGCGTCCTCAGTCGAGTG CCTCTCTACGGTTTGCTTCAGGCTAAACTGCAGCTCATCACACACGCCTACTTCGAGGagaaagacttctcacagatcTCCATTTTAAAG gagcTGTACGACCACATGAACGGCTCGCTGAGGGGCTCGGCCCTGGAGGGGTCTCAGGTGTATCTCG GCTTATCACCGAGGGATCTAATTCTGCACTTTGGACACAAG ATCCTCATCCTCTTCAAGCTCATTCTGCTGGAGAAGAAG GTGCTCTTCTATGTGTCTCCTGTCAACAGATTGGTGGGGGCTCTGATGACCGTCCTGTCGCTGTTTCCAG GTATGGTCGAGCACGGCCTGGTGGACTCCTCCCACTACCGGCCCAAGAGCAGCGCCTCGGAGGACCCCACCCTGGTGGAGAGCGTCTCGGGAGCCGAGGCCTTCGTCTCCGTGTCCGCCACCGACatccccgccgccgccggcgccgccgaggGGAGCGACCGCCTCCTGAAGCCGCCGTCCCGTGGCTCCCCGGAGTCCTCGGAGAGCGACTGGGAGACCCTGGACCCCGGCGTGCTGGAGGAGGGTCCCAAAGAGGCGGGCGAGGGGAAGGAGGCGGAGCCGGCGGACGCCTTCGACCCGGAGCCGGGGACGCCCATCACGGTGCAGCCGCAGCCCGCCGGCGGGCAGGGGGGGGTCGTCCAGGGTCTGGTGTCCGGTCTGGAGGAGGACCAGTACGGCCTGCCGCTGCCCATCTTCACCAAG GGTTACCTGTGTCTGCCCTACATGGCCCTGCAGCAGCATCACCTCCTGTCCGACGTGGCGGTGCGCGGCTTCGTTGCCGGGGCGACCAACATCCTCTTCCGCCAGCAGAGGCACCTCAGCGACgccgtggtggag GTGGAGGAAGCCGGAGTCCACATCCAGGACCCGGAGCTCCGGAAGGCCGTGAGCCTGACCACGGCGGACCTGCGCTTCGCCGACTACCTGGTGAAGCACGTGACGGAGAACCGGGACGACGTGTTCCTGGACGGGACGGGCTGGGAGGGCGGAGACGAGTGGATCAGAGCGCAGTTCACCCTCTACCTCCACTCGTTACTGTCCTCCGCCCTGCAGCAAG ACAACGAGAGGCTGCTGGCCGACTACGGCGTTCCCTTCGTGACGGCCTGGAAGATCACCCACAACTACCGGGTGTGGTTCGGCAACAAGCACCCCGCCATGGCCGCCATCACGCCGGG CCACCCCTTCCAGGGCCAGTACAGTGTTGCTGACGTGAAGCTCCGACTCTCACA CTCGGTGCAGAACAGCGAGAGAGGGAAGAAGTTCGGCAACGCCATGATGACCACGAGTCGCAGCATGGTGCAGACTGGAAAAGCCGTGG GTCAGTCCGTGGGCGGAGCGTTGACCAGCGCCAAGTCGGCCATGTCCTCCTGGTTCTCCACGCTTGCGCCGCCGGTGGCGGTGACGGCCGCCGAGCGGCCGGTAGCGGTGACGGCCGCCGAGCCGCCGGAGCCGGCCGCCGAGGTCCAGCCCATGAATTGA
- the lsm5 gene encoding U6 snRNA-associated Sm-like protein LSm5, which produces MNMAATPTTNPSQLLPLELVDKCIGSRIHIVMKTDKEIVGTLLGFDDFVNMVLEDVTEFEITPEGRRITKLDQILLNGNNITMLIPGGEGPEV; this is translated from the exons ATGAACATGGCGGCTACTCCAACCACGAATCCGTCTCAGCTGCTCCCACTTG AGCTCGTGGACAAATGCATTGGCTCCCGAATTCACATCGTCAtgaaaacagacaaagaaaTTGTCGGCACCCTGCTGGGCTTCGACGACTTCGTCA ATATGGTCCTCGAGGATGTGACAGAATT TGAAATCACACCGGAGGGACGGAGGATCACCAAACTGGACCAGATCCTCCTCAACGGCAACAACATCACCATG CTCATCCCTGGAGGAGAAGGTCCTGAAGTCTGA
- the LOC120811510 gene encoding caspase recruitment domain-containing protein 8-like — translation MALSKERAQRKTTRASAGWPGRSGDPNRGSPFIPLFHGQVMTKVTEKRMRTDSGYCSDNSYPSPPSITTYFPGAGQKRAEAVSHLPNGSEHDADPDCSQSLIPMVEGPPPARCRSALARDSPAADGFESSPTQHEREPGGDADVLTETDASFAAASHSVTGASPAAGQQEFTPDITADEGDETFRLRCSGPGLYLCSVTGLVFHMGGDGGEVVYRIVPWDWRLLDRHHKKPAGPLFNIECEQRSVLGLHLPHCEIQSGGGGNFLSVAHVEDEGVEFLRPREVTETCVVVDVSGLSALGNVRDGDSPPPQPVRALVLLFYQPPNDPDDPESLLNVLMLPSNVVLQKVKCSRKNDVGPESYIETPPQCKLHPDREYVLSTSPQDDRVIVQPTKAEFHCNYDNYFTSFQVILKTRLKHIKLFLKESDGAVGIWERRVGLSTVVASCSPSTPDLVHSKRLLEVRTGFLESISGPVLKSLLDRLLEKKVITDAEWASVEVMPNNSDRARFVIDAVRKKGEDASLEMIEFLKEVDPYLCDHLGLF, via the coding sequence ATGGCGCTCTCCAAGGAACGGGCCCAGAGAAAGACGACTCGTGCCTCAGCAGGTTGGCCAGGGCGATCTGGAGATCCTAATCGAGGATCCCCCTTCATTCCCCTCTTCCACGGTCAGGTCATGACAAAGGTCACAGAGAAAAGGATGAGAACAGATTCCGGGTATTGTTCTGACAACTCATATCCATCACCTCCATCGATCACGACATACTTCCCAGGAGCCGGTCAGAAGAGGGCGGAGGCTGTTTCACACCTTCCAAACGGATCAGAACATGACGCGGACCCTGACTGCTCTCAGTCCCTCATCCCGATGGTCGAAGGCCCCCCACCTGCACGATGCCGCTCCGCGCTCGCCAGGGACTCGCCCGCCGCCGATGGGTTTGAGTCTTCCCCCACACAGCACGAGAGGGAGCCGGGAGGAGACGCCGACGTTCTGACGGAAACGGACGCTTCCTTTGCAGCCGCGAGCCACTCGGTCACCGGCGCTTCACCGGCGGCGGGTCAGCAGGAGTTCACGCCCGACATCACGGCCGATGAGGGCGACGAGACCTTCAGGTTGCGGTGCTCCGGTCCGGGTCTGTACCTGTGCAGCGTGACCGGCCTGGTGTTCCAcatggggggcgatgggggggaAGTGGTTTACAGGATCGTCCCCTGGGACTGGAGGCTGCTGGACCGCCATCACAAGAAGCCCGCGGGACCCTTGTTCAACATCGAATGCGAGCAGCGGTCCGTGCTCGGCCTTCACCTCCCTCACTGCGAGATCCAGAGTGGCGGGGGGGGCAACTTCCTGTCGGTGGCTCATGTGGAAGACGAGGGCGTGGAGTTCCTCCGCCCGAGGGAGGTGACGGAGACTTGTGTCGTGGTGGACGTCTCGGGGCTTTCTGCTCTTGGCAACGTCAGGGACGgggattccccccccccccagccggtCCGAGCGCTGGTTCTGCTCTTCTATCAGCCCCCAAACGACCCAGACGACCCGGAGTCCCTCCTCAACGTGTTGATGCTGCCGAGTAACGTGGTGCTGCAAAAGGTGAAGTGCAGCAGGAAGAACGATGTCGGGCCTGAGTCCTACATAGAGACGCCCCCGCAATGCAAACTGCACCCGGACCGGGAGTACGTCCTCTCCACCAGTCCCCAGGACGACCGGGTCATAGTTCAGCCCACCAAGGCCGAGTTTCACTGCAACTACGACAACTACTTCACATCCTTCCAGGTGATCTTAAAGACGAGGCTCAAACACATCAAGCTGTTTCTGAAAGAAAGCGACGGCGCCGTCGGCATCTGGGAAAGACGAGTCGGCCTCTCCACCGTCGTGGCATCCTGCAGCCCGAGCACTCCGGACCTCGTCCACAGCAAGAGGCTGCTGGAGGTACGGACCGGCTTCCTCGAGAGCATCTCTGGACCTGTGCTCAAGAGTCTGCTGGACCGACTGTTGGAGAAGAAGGTGATCACTGACGCCGAGTGGGCGTCGGTGGAGGTGATGCCGAACAACAGCGACAGAGCTCGCTTCGTCATCGACGCCGTGAGGAAGAAGGGCGAAGACGCCAGTTTGGAGATGATCGAGTTCCTCAAGGAGGTCGACCCGTACCTCTGCGATCACCTGGGGTTGTTTTGA
- the LOC120812097 gene encoding caspase recruitment domain-containing protein 8-like gives MASPEERRGPERDGSCFSRAARALRRALICRCSYAKPAPTLTPSSTPSLSTAPSEADPEADSEESNSFITGASANPPGRSYTQKDYTHYSPTKQFSRQTNRKSSGTEKRTKTDSAPPSSVISYKPSPPTITTYFQGAGQKRAEPVSHLPNGSEHDVDPDCSQSLILMVEGPPPARCRSALARDSPAADAFESSPTQHEREPGGDADVLTETDASFPAASHSVTGASPAAGQQDFTPDITADEGDETFRLWCSGPGLYLCSVTGLVFHIGGNGGEVVYRIVPWDRRLLDRHHKKPAGPLFNIECEQRSVLGLHLPHCEIQSGGGGDFLSVAHVEDEGVEFLRPREVTETHVVVDVSGLSAFGNVKDVDSPPQPVRALVLLFYRPPNYPDNPKPESHLNVLMLPSNVVVREVKCSRKNDVGPESYIETPTQCKLHPDREYVLSTSPQDDRVIVQPTKAEFHCNYNNYFPSFQVTLETRLKEIKLFLNEGDGSLSVWERRVGLSDAVVASRRPSERPSERLLKVRSDFVKSISEPVLKSLLDRLLEKKVITDDEREAAEAKPNYSDRARFVIDAVRKKGDDASLEMIEFLKEVAPFLREHLRLM, from the coding sequence ATGGCGTCCCCCGAGGAACGCCGAGGACCGGAGAGAGACGGCTCGTGCTTCAGCAGGGCGGCCAGAGCCCTCCGGAGAGCCCTGATCTGCAGATGTAGTTACGCCAAACCTGCCCCCACCCTTACACCCTCCTCTACCCCTTCCCTCTCCACTGCCCCCTCCGAGGCAGATCCAGAGGCAGATTCAGAGGAGTCTAATTCCTTTATAACCGGTGCCTCTGCCAATCCCCCTGGCCGGTCTTATACTCAAAAGGACTATACACATTATTCTCCCACAAAACAGTTTTCGCGTCAAACAAATCGTAAAAGTTCCGGCACAGAGAAAAGAACGAAAACAGATTCCGCTCCGCCTTCTTCTGTAATCTCATACAAGCCATCACCTCCAACGATCACGACATACTTCCAAGGAGCCGGTCAGAAGAGGGCGGAGCCTGTTTCACACCTTCCAAACGGATCAGAACATGACGTGGACCCTGACTGCTCTCAGTCCCTCATCCTGATGGTCGAAGGCCCCCCACCTGCACGATGCCGCTCCGCGCTCGCCAGGGACTCGCCCGCCGCCGATGCGTTTGAGTCTTCCCCCACACAGCACGAGAGGGAGCCGGGAGGAGACGCCGACGTTCTGACGGAAACGGACGCTTCCTTTCCAGCCGCGAGCCACTCGGTCACCGGCGCTTCACCGGCGGCGGGTCAGCAGGATTTCACGCCCGACATCACGGCCGATGAGGGCGACGAGACCTTCAGGTTGTGGTGCTCCGGTCCGGGTCTGTACCTGTGCAGCGTGACCGGCCTGGTGTTCCACATTGGGGGCAATGGGGGGGAAGTGGTTTACAGGATCGTCCCCTGGGATCGGAGGCTGCTGGACCGCCATCACAAGAAGCCCGCGGGACCCTTGTTCAACATCGAATGCGAGCAGCGGTCCGTGCTCGGCCTTCACCTCCCTCACTGCGAGATCCAGAGTGGCGGGGGGGGCGACTTCCTGTCGGTGGCCCATGTGGAAGACGAGGGTGTGGAGTTCCTCCGCCCGAGGGAGGTGACGGAGACTCACGTTGTGGTGGACGTCTCGGGGCTTTCTGCTTTCGGTAATGTCAAGGACGTGGACTCGCCCCCCCAGCCGGTCCGAGCGCTGGTTCTGCTCTTCTACCGGCCCCCAAATTACCCAGACAACCCGAAACCCGAGTCCCACCTCAACGTGTTGATGCTGCCGAGTAACGTGGTGGTGCGAGAGGTGAAGTGCAGCAGGAAGAACGATGTCGGGCCTGAGTCCTACATAGAGACGCCCACGCAATGCAAACTGCACCCGGACCGGGAGTACGTCCTCTCCACCAGTCCCCAGGACGACCGGGTCATAGTTCAGCCCACCAAGGCCGAGTTTCACTGCAACTACAACAACTACTTCCCGTCCTTCCAGGTGACCCTTGAGACGAGGCTGAAAGAGATTAAGCTGTTTCTGAATGAAGGCGACGGCTCCCTCAGCGTTTGGGAAAGACGAGTCGGCCTCTCGGACGCGGTTGTGGCGTCCCGCAGGCCAAGCGAGAGGCCAAGCGAGAGGCTGCTGAAGGTACGGAGCGACTTCGTCAAGAGCATCTCTGAACCTGTGCTCAAGAGTCTGCTGGACCGACTGTTGGAGAAGAAGGTGATCACTGACGACGAGAGGGAGGCAGCGGAGGCGAAGCCGAACTACAGCGACAGAGCTCGCTTTGTCATCGACGCCGTGAGGAAGAAGGGCGATGACGCCAGTTTGGAGATGATCGAGTTCCTCAAGGAGGTCGCCCCATTCCTCCGCGAACACCTGCGGTTGATGTGA